The Poriferisphaera corsica DNA segment TGGATGTAGTTTTTGGGTGTGATGCGGTGAGCGAGGACGGGGATGATGTTGTCGGCGATGTCGTCAGGTGTGACGTAGTCGCGGGAGTTGAGGAGTGCGGTTGCTTTGGCAGCGTGGATGAGTGCGAGTGAACCGCGGGTTGAGACGCCGATTTGGATTTGGTCGTTGGTGCGTGAAGCATTGGCGATGGCGACGATATAGTCGATGAGTGTTTGATCAATGGTGATGTTCTGGGCTTGTTGCTGAAGCTCGATGATGGTCTGGATGGACATGACGGGTTTGAGGCTTTTGAGTTCGGTGCGTGAAGGGTCGCGTGTGAGGACTTGTGCTTCGTCTTCGGGTGAGGGGTAGCCGAGGGAGATGCGCATGAGGAACCGGTCGAGCTGGGATTCGGGGAGGAAGTATGTGCCTTCGAATTCATAGGGGTTTTGTGTGGCGATGACGCAGAATGGTGGTGGGAGGTGGTGTGTCGTGCCGTCGATTGAGATTTGTGATTCAGACATGACTTCAAGGAGGGCTGATTGGGTTCTCGGTGTTGTGCGGTTGATTTCGTCGGCGAGGACGATGTTGGCGAAGATGGGGCCGGGCTTGAAGTTGAATTCAGTTTTGTGCTGATCGAAGATGGTGACGCCGAGGATGTCTGCGGGGAGCATGTCTGGGGTGAGTTGTATGCGGGCGATGGAGCCGTCGATTGATTTGGCGAGTGCGGATGCGAGCATGGTTTTGCCAACGCCGGGGACGTCCTCAATGAGGAGGTGTCCTTGAGCGATGAGGCAGGTGATGATTCGGTCAACGGCCTTGGGGTTGCCGAAGAAGCATCGGGCGATATTGTCACGAAGTGGTTGTAGGCTTTGCATGTTTGTGGTGTCGTCCCGGGGAAAAATTACAGGCTAAGAACACTATCGATGATTACTGACGTCAATAGATGAGGGTGTGCGTTAATTCGCGTGAGGAATTGGGTAGATTGAGGATAATGAAAAAGTGGGAAAGTGTGAAGAGGTAAATCGTTTGCGGATTACCGGACGGGTGTGGTGTGTTATCGGGCGAGAAAAGTGGTGTAGTGGTTGAATTTAGGGATGGTTGGGGGGAATTAGGGCCCAAGGGAGGGAGGTTGCCGATAGAATGATAGTGAATGGATTCAATTATTGGGGCGAGAATTGTATCGATCGGGGATGGCGAAGGATCGCATTGTTGGGAGGGGAACCAGTCTAGGGCAGTGAAGATGTGAGAAACTGTCTACAAAAGGATGCAAGTAAGAGGCGCGCGTGTCAGAACGTTTTAACCAGCTTTGGGGGCGAATTGAGAGCTATGTGAGCACCCAGCCGTTCCAGGTGTTTGTGGAGCTGGCGATCATATGGTTGGTTGTATACGTGATATGGCGATTTTTGAGGGGTACGAGGGGGGCGCGTGTAATTAAAGGGCTGGCGGTCATTCTTGTTGCGGTGGTGTTGATCAATTTTATTAGTAGCGGTAGCAAGTTTGAGCGGCTGGATTTTTTGTCGAGCAACTTTTTGACGGTCGTTTCGTTGATGCTGGTGATTGTGTTTCAGCCAGAATTAAGGCGAGCGTTGGTTCGGTTGGGTGAAGCGAATTTCTTCAAGCAGACAGGTCTTAGGAAGGCAAGGTTGATTGAGGAGGTTTTGGCGTCAGTGGCGTATATGTCACGGAACAAGATTGGGGCACTGATCGCGATTGAGCGCCAGGTAGGATTACGCGGGGTCGTTGAGGCGGGGACGAGCTTGAATGCAGAGATTAGCCGAGAGTTGCTGCAGACGATATTCTGGCCGGGGAGTGCGCTGCATGATATGGGGGTTGTGATTCGGGGTGATCATATTGCAGCGGCAGGTGTGCAGTTCCCACTAGCTGAGGGGGAGAAAATACCTTCAGAATTGGGTTCACGGCACAGAGCAGCGATTGGATTGTCACAAGAGGCGGATGCGCTGGTAATTGTGGTGAGTGAGGAGACGGGGATCATCGGGCTGGCAGAACGGGGGGAATTACGTCGCGGCTTCACGATTGACGAGCTACGCCCTGTGTTGACGAAAGAACTTGGGAAGCTGAATATTGATGTGGTGGATGATGAGATTGCAGCTGGTGTGGGCGGGGTCGAGAGTGGTGGTGTTGAGGGGAAGAAAAAGAAGGTGAAGGAAAAGAAGACTGAAGAGGGTGGATGATCCAGGTTTGTAACATGAAGAAAAAGTTGCTGGACAATCTGACGACGATATTTGCTGTGACGGCGATCACACTACTTGTGTGGTTGTGGGCGGAGAGTCGTAATATTGTGCAGGACAAGTTGCCGGATGTGCGGGTGAGGTTTGTGTCATCGCAAGCAGATGAGCCGTTACGCATTACGGTGGACGGAAAGTCAGGCGAGAAGGCTGACGAGCAGACGGTTTCTGTGACGTATCGCGCATCGAGGGGAGAGGAATCACAATTATTAGATGCGATTTCGAAGATGGGCACGATCATGTTGCCGGTGCATGAGGGGGACACGGTTGTGTCGTTGAAGACGTTGTTGAGTGAGAGTGAGGTTTTTAAGCCTTACGTTGTGAATATTGTGTCGACGGATCCGGCGTCAGCAGAAGTGACGGTATTGCCATTGGTGACGAAGATTGTGCCAGTGAAGGTGAAAGCGAATGGGCCGATCAAGCTTGAGGCAACGGCTGAACCGAGTGAGGTTGCGGTGACGTTACCGGGGATGTATGCATCGCAGTTGACGGAGATGACGGCTTATTTACAGCAAGAGGTTTATGGCGATGCTGAGGAGAATGTGCCGCAGAGTGAGCGTGGTGTGCCGTTGAGTGGGCCGTATTGGTTCCATGAGGTTGACCCGATTGTGAACCCGAGTACGGTGCAGGTAAATTTTACGGTGACGAAGCAGACGGAGAAGTACACGTTGCCGACGGTTCCGATTTATGTGAGCGCGGCGCCATCACTGTTGCAACGGTATGAGATTAATTTGCCTGAGGATCAGCAGGTATTGAAGAATGTTGAGTTGGAAGGGCCTGCGGATGTGATTGGGATGATCAAGCGGGGAGAGAAGCGAATTGTGGCGGAGATTCGGCCGACAGCGGCTGAGTTGGAGGGTGGGATTAAGTATGTGGCATTGCATATCAATACGCCGGATCAAGTGAAGGTGATCTCGCCGTTGCCGCAGATTCCGGTGACGGTAGTGGTGAGAGAGGGTAGCGGTGCGGTGCAGGGATTGGGAAGCAGTATGCAGTTGCGGTGATATGGGGTGTGTTGGGTTTATTGTGGTGTAGGGGCGTGATGTGATGCGTGGGGGCATGTCTGCTAGAATGTTGCTGATATGAGTACAGCAGCAATGAATATACCGGCTTATTGTGAAGAATTGGGATTGAAAGCTCAGGCGGCAAGTCGTGCGCTGGCGGATGTGTCAGGCGCGAGGCGTGATGATGCGCTTCGGGCGATCGCAGCGGCGATACGTGCGAATGCACAGACGCTGAAGCGTGAGAATAAGAAAGATCTTGAGGCGGGTGAAGCGAACGGGCTTAGCTCGGCGATGCTTGACCGGCTGAAGATTGATGATGCGGGTGTGGAGAAGATTGCGAAAGCGGTTGAGGAAGTTGCGGCTCAGGGAGATCCGCTGGGTGCTGTGCTTGAGGGGAAGGTGTTGCCGAACGGGATCAAGTTGCAGAAACTTCGGGTGCCGATCGGTGTGGTGCTGATTATTTTTGAAAGTCGGCCGAATGTTACGAGCGACGCGGCGGCGCTGTGTCTGAAGAGTGGGAATGCTTGTGTACTGCGCGGCGGTAAGGAAGCGGTGCACTCAAATAAGGCGATTGCGAAGTGTGTACAGGAAGGGCTGTCGAAGGCCGGCCTTGATCCGAATGCTGTGCAGTTGGTTGAGACGACAGATCGTGCGGCGGTGGGTGAACTGCTACGCCAAGAAGAGACGATCGATTTGTGTATACCACGCGGTGGCAAGAGCTTGATTCGTGCGGTTGTTGAGCAGGCACATATTCCTGTGATTAAGCATTACAACGGGATCTGCCATACGTATGTGGATGGGGATTGTGATGAGCAGATGGCTGTTGATTTGTGTGTGAATGGCAAAACGCAACGGACGGGTGTTTGCAATGCAACCGAGACGATCTTGCTTCACAATGATGTGGTTGAAAGCGGATTAGCGAAGAAGATTTGTGATGCACTTGTTGCGAAGAGTTGTGAGATTCGCGGATGTGAGAAGACTCAGGCGATTTGCAGTGCGGCGAAGGCTGCGACGGAAGAGGATTGGGGTGAAGAGTATCTGGACCTGATCGTGTCGATCAAAATTGTGGACTCGATTGATGAAGCAATCGGGCATATTAATCAGTATGGTTCAAAGCATACGGATGCGATTGTGACAACGCAGATTAAGGCAGCAGAGAAGTTTACGAAGCTGGTTGATACGGCGAATGCTTTTGTTAATTGTTCGACGCGATTCAGTGATGGTGGTGAGTATGGATTAGGTGCTGAGATTGGTATCAGTACTGACAAACTGCATTCACGCGGGCCGATGGGTGCGGCGGATTTGACGACGTATAAGTGGGTGGCGTATGGCGATGGCCAGATACGTGGGTGATTAAAATTTCAAAGATGAATCAATTGATTAACCATCGGAGTCGTGTATGACAAATGCCGAATCGTCGACTATAGCGCACATTGGTGAGCAGAAGTATCATGTCAAACGGAAGATTTTGAAACTCTTTGGTGGCGAGTTTTATGTTTGGAATGAATCTGAAGATTTGGTGATGTATTCGAAGATGAAGGCCTTCAAATTGAAGGAAGATATTCGGATTTACACTGACGAAGGCATGCTTGAGGAGTTGCTCACGATCAAAGCCCGTAATGTGATTGATCTTGGTGCGACGTATGATGTGGTTGACGCGAAGACGGGTGATAAGATTGGCGCTTTGAGGCGGAAGGCGTTGAAGTCTTTCATCCAAGATGAGTGGTTGATTCTTAATGAGGAGGATGGTGAGGTTGGGAAGATTGTTGAGGATTCGACGGTGTTGGCGATTATCAGGCGTTTCGTGAGTTTTGCGACGTTATTCATGCCGCAGAAATATCACATTGAGATATGCGGAGAGATGATTGCAACGTTGCAGCAAAACAGGAACCCCTTGGTTTACAGGCTCAATGTCGATTTTTCGATGGATGCTTCGCAGCAGTTGGATAAACGGTTAGGAATAGCGGCCGCGATTTTACTGGCTGCAATCGAAGGCAAACAGGGGTGATTGAAGTTTGTTTGAGTCTTATGACAATAGACGCAGTATGCTGAGTGTGTGCTGCGTTTTTTTTATTGAGGAATCCGGTGATGTGTGATTGTAAGATTGAGCTTGTGGTTTTTGATTTGGGGCGGGTGTTGGTGCGGATTTGTGATGACTGGGGGGAAGCATTTGAGCGGGCGGGGTTTGTGGTGCCTGAGGAGGTGAAGGGGCTATTGGAGACGGGGGTTGTTGGGGAGGCGAAGGAGGCGTTATTGAAAAATGAAGTAGGGGCGATTGGCTCTGAGGCTTTTTATGAAATCTATGGGCAACTGTTTGGGGTAGAGAAGGATGTAGTTGCAAAGGTGGGCAAGTGTTATTTGCAAGGGAAGTTTGAGGGAGTGGATGAATTGATTGCGGATTTGAAGGCTGTCGGGGTAAAGACGGCATGTTTGTCGAATACGAATGAAGCGCATTGGGAAATTATGATGGGGCGGGATGTGGGGTGTGGGTGTGATGAGGATCAAGGAGGGGAACTGGGTGGGAATAGTGCCCTGCCCTTGGGGGAATTGGATTTTGCGTGGGCGAGTCATTTGATGGGAGATCGGAAGCCGAATGAGAGTATTTACTGGATGGCGGAGAGCTTGGCGGGCATAAAAGGGGAGCGGATTTTGTTTTTTGATGATCTGCTTAAGAATGTGGAGGCGGCGAAAGGCTGCGGATGGCGGGCGGAGCGGATTGGTGATCGGGATGATCCGGTGGGTGAGATGCGTGGGCATCTGCGGGCATATGGGTTGCTGGATTGATAAGATGTGGAGACTGGTGTGGGGCGTTTACGGGGCGATTATTGAGGAGGGGGATCATGATGGAGATCAGGCATGGTGAATAAGCGAGATGATGAGATTCAGGGGCTGAAGAGCGGGAAAAAGGTGTTTTTATTGACGCTTGTGATCTGTGTGGTTGTGCCGCTGCTGGGGGTGGTGGTTGCGTTGTATATGAGTAATGACCTGAAGGGTGTGAGTGATGTGGATGAGATGAAGGTCGAGCCATTGATTTGGGGCGAGCGGGGGGCATGGGAGGTGATGAAGGTGAATCCGACAGAGATTGTGAAGAAGCCGGGGCACCGACCTCCGTTTGAGGGGCGGGTGCGGAAGAATTTGGATTTTGAGATTGGAGCGGATGAGCTGGCTGTGATTGAGGAGGTGAAAGGTGGTGAGGGCATGGGGATTGAGGGGGCGGAGGCTGAGTTGGAAGAGGTTGGGCTAGGTGATGGTTTGTTTTATGCGGAATATGTGGCTGGGCGAAGGCTAGAGCGATCTGGTGATGTGGAGAAGGGGCAAGAACGGCTTGAGAGGGCGTTTGCTTGGACGGAGAAGGTGCTGCGGATTCGATTTAAGGATGCTGCTGGGCGTCCGTTACGGGGTGTTGAGGTGGGGTTGGTGAGTGTGATTTGTGCGCAGAAGCGTGGTGGTGTGCTGAATGAGGATGTGGAATTGGTGTTCGCGAATGAAAAGACGGACGAAAAAGGCTATATTTACTTGCCTGTGTATGACACGGTGCTGCGGTTTGGTGAATTTCCGGAGCAATTGGGGGCGGGAGAGGTGATCAAGCGGGGTTGGGGGTATGAGTGGTTTGAGGTGCCGGGGCGTGTGGGTGATGTGGGGGACGCGGTTGTGGTAGGACGGTGAGAAAGCAAACAGACAACAGTGATCGTGGCTGCGAGGCTATGGTCAATCAAAACGCAATAATCCAACAGTGATCCGTGAAAGGATCAGGGAGCAGTGATGACGACCCCGACCGATGCTGATCGTGCAAATGTGAGTGAGATGATGAAGGTGGCAAGGGTCGAGGTCCGGCCGAAGGCTGGCGAGATTGATCCTGAGGGGATGAAGGTGCTGGCTGAGGCGCAGGGTGTGCTGGCGGGTGTGAAGGAAGTGAAGGCTCGGGGATTGTATTTGGTTGAGGGG contains these protein-coding regions:
- a CDS encoding AAA family ATPase; its protein translation is MQSLQPLRDNIARCFFGNPKAVDRIITCLIAQGHLLIEDVPGVGKTMLASALAKSIDGSIARIQLTPDMLPADILGVTIFDQHKTEFNFKPGPIFANIVLADEINRTTPRTQSALLEVMSESQISIDGTTHHLPPPFCVIATQNPYEFEGTYFLPESQLDRFLMRISLGYPSPEDEAQVLTRDPSRTELKSLKPVMSIQTIIELQQQAQNITIDQTLIDYIVAIANASRTNDQIQIGVSTRGSLALIHAAKATALLNSRDYVTPDDIADNIIPVLAHRITPKNYIHDTGGITSQRIMQQIIESVAAPV
- the cdaA gene encoding diadenylate cyclase CdaA, producing MSERFNQLWGRIESYVSTQPFQVFVELAIIWLVVYVIWRFLRGTRGARVIKGLAVILVAVVLINFISSGSKFERLDFLSSNFLTVVSLMLVIVFQPELRRALVRLGEANFFKQTGLRKARLIEEVLASVAYMSRNKIGALIAIERQVGLRGVVEAGTSLNAEISRELLQTIFWPGSALHDMGVVIRGDHIAAAGVQFPLAEGEKIPSELGSRHRAAIGLSQEADALVIVVSEETGIIGLAERGELRRGFTIDELRPVLTKELGKLNIDVVDDEIAAGVGGVESGGVEGKKKKVKEKKTEEGG
- a CDS encoding YbbR-like domain-containing protein; translation: MKKKLLDNLTTIFAVTAITLLVWLWAESRNIVQDKLPDVRVRFVSSQADEPLRITVDGKSGEKADEQTVSVTYRASRGEESQLLDAISKMGTIMLPVHEGDTVVSLKTLLSESEVFKPYVVNIVSTDPASAEVTVLPLVTKIVPVKVKANGPIKLEATAEPSEVAVTLPGMYASQLTEMTAYLQQEVYGDAEENVPQSERGVPLSGPYWFHEVDPIVNPSTVQVNFTVTKQTEKYTLPTVPIYVSAAPSLLQRYEINLPEDQQVLKNVELEGPADVIGMIKRGEKRIVAEIRPTAAELEGGIKYVALHINTPDQVKVISPLPQIPVTVVVREGSGAVQGLGSSMQLR
- a CDS encoding glutamate-5-semialdehyde dehydrogenase gives rise to the protein MSTAAMNIPAYCEELGLKAQAASRALADVSGARRDDALRAIAAAIRANAQTLKRENKKDLEAGEANGLSSAMLDRLKIDDAGVEKIAKAVEEVAAQGDPLGAVLEGKVLPNGIKLQKLRVPIGVVLIIFESRPNVTSDAAALCLKSGNACVLRGGKEAVHSNKAIAKCVQEGLSKAGLDPNAVQLVETTDRAAVGELLRQEETIDLCIPRGGKSLIRAVVEQAHIPVIKHYNGICHTYVDGDCDEQMAVDLCVNGKTQRTGVCNATETILLHNDVVESGLAKKICDALVAKSCEIRGCEKTQAICSAAKAATEEDWGEEYLDLIVSIKIVDSIDEAIGHINQYGSKHTDAIVTTQIKAAEKFTKLVDTANAFVNCSTRFSDGGEYGLGAEIGISTDKLHSRGPMGAADLTTYKWVAYGDGQIRG
- a CDS encoding HAD-IA family hydrolase — translated: MCDCKIELVVFDLGRVLVRICDDWGEAFERAGFVVPEEVKGLLETGVVGEAKEALLKNEVGAIGSEAFYEIYGQLFGVEKDVVAKVGKCYLQGKFEGVDELIADLKAVGVKTACLSNTNEAHWEIMMGRDVGCGCDEDQGGELGGNSALPLGELDFAWASHLMGDRKPNESIYWMAESLAGIKGERILFFDDLLKNVEAAKGCGWRAERIGDRDDPVGEMRGHLRAYGLLD